The sequence CGCCCTCTTCCGTGCTGTCAGCGCCAGGCCGTACGGTTCGCTGTGACCGCGCCGTCTCGCTGCGTGATCGAGGAACAGGAGGAGGGCCTCCACCATGTCCGACCGCACCACCGCACCCGGGGCCGCCGGGCCCGGCACCCCCCGACGGCGCGCCCCGCTCACCCTCGACGAGCTGCGCGCGCTGGTCGACGCGGGCGAGGTGCACACCGTCGCCCTGGCCTTCACCGACATGCAGGGCCGGCTCCAGGGCAAGCGCTTCGCCGCCGGTTTCTTCCTCGACGAGGTGGCCGAGCACGGTGCCGACGCCTGCGAGTACCTGCTGGCCGTGGACATCGAACTCAACACGGTGGACGGCTACGCGCTCTCCTCCTGGGAGACCGGCTACGGCGACTTCGCCATGCGCCCCGACCTGTCGACCCTCCGCCTGACCCCCTGGCAGCCCGGCACCGCGCAGGTCACCGCCGACCTCGCCGGACGCGGCGGCCACCCGGTGGCCGCCGCCCCCCGCCAGCTGCTGCGCCGCCAGATCGCCCGGCTCGCCGAGTACGGCCTGGCCGCCGACATCGGCACCGAGCTGGAGTTCCTGGTGTTCCGCGACACCTACGAACAGGCCTGGCAGGGTGGCTACCGCGGGCTGACCCCGGCCAACCTCTACAACGTCGACTACTCGCTGCTGGGCACCGCCAGGGTCGAGCCGCTGCTCTCCCGGATCCGCACCGAGATGGCCGGCGCGGGCCTGGTGGTCGAGTCCGCCAAGGGCGAGTGCAACCTCGGCCAGCACGAGATCGCCTTCCGCTACGCCGACGCGCTCACCACCTGCGACCAGCACAGCGTCTACAAGACCGGCGCCAAGGAGATCGCCGCCCAACTCGGCTGCGCACTCACCTTCATGGCCAAGTACGACCAGCGCGAGGGCAACAGCTGCCACATCCACCTGTCGCTGCGGGACGCGGTGGGCGCCCCGGCGTTCGCCGCCGCCGACGGCCGGATGACCGACACCATGCGGCACTTCCTGGCCGGGCAGCTGCTCGCGCTGCGCGAGTTCACCCTGCTGTACGCGCCCAACATCAACTCCTACAAGCGCTACCGCCCGGGCTCGTTCGCGCCGACCGCGGTCGCCTGGGGCCGGGACAACCGGACGTGCGCCTACCGGGTGGTGGGGCACGGCGCGGGCCTGCGGATGGAGAACCGGGTGCCCGGCGGGGACGTCAACCCCTACCTGGCGGTGGCCGGCATGATCGCCGCCGGTCTGCACGGCATCCAGCAGAAGCTGGAGCCGCCCGCCCCCTGCCTGGGCAACGCCTACGCCGTCGAGGACTACGCCCGGGTGCCCGGCTCGCTGCGCGAGGCCGCCGACCTGTGGGGCGCCAGCGAACTGGCCCGCACCGCCTTCGGGGACGACGTGGTCGAGCACTACCTCCACATGGCCCGGGTCGAGCAGGACGCCTACGACGGAGCGATCACCGACTGGGAGCGCTACCGGTCCTTCGAGCGGATGTGAGCACCATCGACACGACCACCACCCTCACCGGCGCGGCGCCCCCCGCCTGCACCGTCCGCAACCCCGCCACCGGCGAGGTCCTCGCCACGCTGCCCGACACCACGCCCGTCCGGCTCGACGCCGCGGTGCGGCGCGCCGTCGCGGCCCAGCGCGGCTGGGCCGCCCTGGCACCCGGCGAACGGGCCCGGCTGCTGCGGCGCTTCGCCGACCAGGTGGACGTGCACGTCCCCGAACTCGCCTCCCTGGAGGTCACCGAGGCCGGCCACACCATCGGCAACGCCACCTGGGAGGCCGGCAACGTCCGCGACCTGCTGGAGTACGCGGCCGGGGGAGTGGAGCGGCTGACCGGGCGGCAGATCCCGGTGGCCGGCGGGCTGGACGTCACCTTCCGCGAACCGGTCGGCGTGGTCGGGGTGATCGCGCCGTGGAACCTCCCGATGCCGATCGCCGCCTGGGGCTTCGCACCGGCCCTCGCGGCGGGCAACGCGGTCCTGCTCAAGCCCGCCGAGGCGACCCCGCTCACCGCGCTGCGGCTCGCCGAACTCGCCCTCGCCGCCGGACTGCCCGAGTGCCTGTTCCAGGTGGTGCCGGGCTCCGGGCCGGTGACCGGCCGGGCGCTGGTGGACCACCCGGACGTGCGGAAGATCGTCTTCACCGGCTCCACCCTGGTCGGCAAGGAGGTCGCCGCCCGCTGCGCGGCCCGGGCCAAGCGGGTGACCCTCGAACTCGGCGGCAAGAGCCCCAACATCGTCTTCGCCGACGCCGACCTCGCGGGCGCCGCCGACCCGATGTCCTTCCTCGACAACAGCGGGCAGGACTGCTGCGCCCGCAGCCGGATCCTGGTCCAGCGGGAGGTCCTGGAGGACTTCCTGGCCCTGTTGCTGCCGGCCGTGGAGACGGTCCGCACCGGCGACCCGGCCGATCCGCGGACCACGCTCGGCCCGCTGATCTCGGCCGCGCAGGTACGGCGGGTGGCCTCGTACGTGACGCCCGACCTGCCGGTGCTGGCCCGCGGCACCGTCCCGGACGGCCCCGGCTTCTGGTTCCCGCCGACGGTGCTGGCGCCGGCCCGGCCGGACGTCCCGGCGGTCACCGAGGAGATCTTCGGCCCGGTCGCGGTGGTGCTCCCGTTCGAGGACGAGGCGGACGCGCTGCGGCTGGCCAACGCGACCAGGTACGGCCTGTCCGGCTCGATCTGGACCCGCGACCTGGGCCGGGCGCTGCGGCTGGCGCGCGGCGTCGCGGCCGGGAACCTCTCGGTCAACTCGCACTCCTCGGTGCGGTACTGGACGCCGTTCGGCGGTTTCGGGGAGTCCGGGGTCGGCCGCGAGCTGGGGCCGGAGGCGCTGGCGCACTTCACCGAGACCAAGAACGTATTCATCCGCACCGACGCGTAGGAGCCGCCAGTGACCCGGAACGCCCCCCGGCCGCACCACCCCCACGAGTCCGGGGAGGCCGGCGAGCCGGTCTGCCGCCGGCTGGTCGGGCGTACGGCCGTGATCACGGGTGCGGGCAGCGGGATCGGCCCGGCCTCGGCCCGCCGGCTCGCCGCCGAGGGCGCCCGGGTGGTCTGCGCCGACCTCGACGAGACCGCCGGCAGGGCGGCCGCCGAAGCGGTCGGCGGCCTGTTCGTGCACACCGACGTGACCGACCCGGCGATGGTCGAGGCGCTCTTCGACGAGGCCTACGAGACCTTCGGCAGTGTGGACGTCGCCTTCAACAACACGGACACCCCGCTGCCGGAGGACGACGCGGTCCTGACCGCCGGGCCGGACGCCTGGCGCGGGGTCCAGGAGGCCGACCTGACCTCGGTCCGCCTGTGCTGTCTGGCCGTGCTGCCGTACATGCGCCGGCACGGGCGCGGTTCGATCGTCAACGCCGCGGGCTTCGTGGCCCGGTCGGGCTCGGCGGCCTCGCGGATCTCCGCCGCCGCGTCCCGGGGCGGAGTGCTCGCGATGTCGCGCGAGCTGGGCGTGCAGTTCGCCCGGGAGGGGATCCGGGTGAACGCGCTCTCCCCGGGGCCGGTGGACACCCCGCTGCTGCGCGAGCTGGTCGCGGCGGACCCGGAGCGGGCGGCCCGCCGGCTGGCGCGGGTCCCGCTCGGCCGCTTCGCCCGGCCGGAGGAGATCGCGGCCGCGGTCGCCTTCCTGGCCAGCGACGACTCCTCGTTCATGACGGCCGGCGAGCTCCTGGTGGACGGCGGGATCTCCGGCGCCGGTGCGGCGCCGCCGCACGGCCCCGGGGAGTGACCGGGTGCCGCCCGGAGTGCGAGCACGGTGCGGCCCGGGGTGTGATCGGAAAGACACGGTCCGGGCTCTCGGAGGGGCCGCTGCCGCCTTCTCACGGTAATTTCATCGAAAAGGGCCGGAATTCGGGGTCCAGCTGATTTCGCGCTTATCCGGCTGCCTTTAGATTCTCTGTCGTGAGTGAGCAGATCCCCGCCGGGTGGTACCCGGACCCGAAGGACATCACCAGCGACCCGCGACCCCAGCGCTGGTGGGACGGCAAGGGCTGGACGGCCAGCACCCGGCCCGCACCCTCGGACGCGCCGCCGCCGGAGGCCCCGGCGGCCGGCGCTCCGGGGCCGGAGGAGACCGCCGAGACCCGGGTGCTGGAGGGGGAGGTGCTGGACAGCGGACCGTCGGTCCGCTTCCCGGAGCCGCCGCCCTTCGGCGCCGCCTACGGTTCGCCGCCGCCCCCGCCGCCGAAGCGGCGCCGCAAGCCGTCCAAGCTCGTGATCGCGGCCACCGTGGCGGCCGTGCTGGGCCTGGGCGTCGGTTCGGGCATCACCTATCTGGCGATGGACGACCACGGCGACCGGCACCACAACGCGCGCCAGGCCGTTCCGCCGGGCGGCAACGGCAACGGCAACGGCGGCCCGTGGCGCGGTCTGCCGGACTTCGGCGACCCGGGCGGCAACGGCGGCAACAACGGTAACGGCGGTAACGGCGGTAACGGCAACGGCAACGGCGGTGGCCAGGGCAACGGCGGCCGGGGCAACGGGAACGGCAACGGCGGCCAGGGCAACGGCAACGGCGGCCGCGGCAACGGCGCCAACAGCACCCAGGCCGTCGACGCCGTGAACCGGCTGGTCCTGTCCATCCCCTCGGGCTGGGAGGGCGGCACCACCCGCGACGGCTTCGCCCTGATCACCATCGGCTCCTACGACTGCGAGGGCGGCGGCAGCTGCTCGCTGGGCGGTGCCAACACCGGCCGGATCGACGGCAGCGGCACCGACGTCCAGGCGGCGGCCAAGGCCGACATCGACAAGGCCGTCAAGGACTCCTACAACGAGGTCCTCTCGCACCAGGAGCTCAAGTCCGAGGCGGTCAAGGTGGACGGCCGCGACGGCTACCTGGTCCGCTGGAAGGTGGACGCCGCCAAGGGCAACGACGGCTACGTGCAGACGGTGGTCTTCCCGTCCGCCGACGGCAAGTCGCTGGTCTCGGTGCACTTCGGCTTCGACATCGCCGACAAGGCGCCGGACGTCTCGGTGATGGACACCATCCTCAAGGGCATCAACGACTACAGCGGCAAGCTGCCCGCGATCCCGGGCTTCCCCGGCGGCCAGGACGGCGGCGGTACCGGCACCTCCAACACCTGACGCGGCAGTCGCCCCGGGACCCGACCGGGCCCCGGGGCGCGGTCCGCACGGTTCGGCTCACGCACGGCGGCGGCCCGCCCGGAACACTCCGGGCGGGCCGCCGCCGTACTGCAACGGGTGGATCGGCCGGGGCAGGCGCCGAACGGGGGTCCGAGGACGGCGCCGCCCCGGCTTCCGGCGGTCAGCCGTCGTGTCGAACAGCCTCGACCCGACGGCGCCGGAGCACCATGGCGGCCCAGCCGAGTCCGATCGCGGCGGCACCGGTGAGCAGCAGCGGCCCGGTGGCCGAACCGCCGCCGACCGCGGCGCTGTCGGCCGCGACGACCTTGCCGGCCGGCTCCTCGGCGTTGCCGCCGTGTCCGTGGTGGGCCACGGTGGACTTGGACTGGCCGGCGGCGATCTGCGCCTCGCTCGGCGCGGCCGGGGCCTGGGCGGTGAGCGCGGAGACCGCCTCGGTGAGCGAGGTGCCCTTGCCGAAGTCGATGTCCGAGCAGCTGTAGAACGCCTCGGGGCTGTCGGTGCGCTGCCACACCATGTAGAGCAGCTGACGGCCGGTGCGCTGCGGCAGGGTGCCGCTGTAGTTGTAGTAGCCGTTGTCCGAGGTGCGCAGGGTCGGCACCTGGGCGACCGTCACCGGGTCGAGGTCGGACCACTTCAGCGGCTGGGTGGGGTTCCAGCTCTGCTTGGTGATGTAGATGGTCTGGTTGCCCTGGTGCGGGGCGGTGACCCGGAACTTGAAGTCGATCTTGCCGGCGGTGACCGCGGTGGCGGGCCAGTCGGCGCGCGGCAGGTCCAGGGCCTTGTACTTGTCGCGGCCGGCGGAGCAGAGCTTGCCGTCCGGGATCAGCGCCTGGTGGTTGCCTGCGGCGTTGGCGAGGTTGACCTCGTTCCAGTCGTACAGCGGCTGGGTGCCGCTCAGTGCGACGAGGTCCTTGCAGATCTGTGACTTGGGGGTCTCCGGACCCTCGGCGTAGCAGGCCGCGATCCGGCTGACCGGGTTGGTCACGGTGCCGTGGGCGCCGGCCGTGCCGATGCCGGCCGCCGAGACGGAGAGGAACGCGGCGCCGATGACGCCGACGGACAGGGCGGTGCGCTTCATGGACATGGGGTGGGGACTCCTTGACCGTGTACCGGGCCGAGGTTGTGGGGGAGTGCCGGGCACGTCTGCCCGAGGGGCCGTTCGACCCGGCGGTCCGGTCCCTGGGCTGAGCGTATGATTGGACTAGACCAGCTGGCAATAGCGCGCTGTGGGCCACTTTTTGACGGAATGTAGCCCGCCGAGCAGCGCAAAGGCCCGACGGGGAGCCGTGGTTAGGCATCCCATCGGGCCTTCTTAAGGTCCGGCCAAGGTTCCCGGGGCCGCCGGGGCTCCCGGGACTCCCGGCGACCCGGGCGGGGTCAGTCCCTCCCGGGCGGCGGGGACTGGTAGTTGTAGGTGATCCGGTCGGCCCGCCCCGCCTGGACGACGGACTCGTTGAACGTCCCGCCGCGGATCTCGTTGTGCACGGTGAGGCCCGGCTGCTGCCGCGGCGCGAACTCCCGCAGCAGGGCCGCCAGCTCCGCCGCCGCCTGCGGGTCCTGCCGCAGCGCCCGGCGGATCCGGTTGCGCAGCTCGGCGGCCTGGTCGCCGACCAGTTCGGCGTCGCCGTCCGCCCGGACCACCTCGACCCGGATCTCCTCCAGCTCCGCCGACACCTCCTCGGCGTCCCGCCCGCGCCCCAGCAGCCCCGCGAGGCGGGACCGCAGCTGCGTCCACGCCTCGGTGGCCATCAGCCCGACCACCGTGGTGGCCCCCGTCGTCACCAGCTGCGCGATCTCGGCCTCCACGGCCTCCCCCTCCGTCGGTCCGGTGCCCCCGTCCACGGTAGTGGAACCGCGGCCGCCGAGGGGGAGGGAGCGCGCGGCTCAGAGGAAGGTGTGCCCCTCGCCCCGGTAGGTGGGCACGGTGCGCACCACCCGGTCGCCCTCGATCAGGTGCAACTCCGGGAAGCGCTCGCAGAGTTCCCCCGCCTTGGCGTGCCGGAACCAGACCCGGTCGCCGATCAGCAGATCGTCCGCGGCCGCGCCGAGCAGCGGCGTCTGCACCTCGCCCGCCCCCTCCATCGGGTCGTAGCGCAGCCCGGCCGGCAGGTACGGCACGGGGGAGCGGTCCGGACCGGCCGCGCCGGACGCCGGGTAGCCGCCGCCCAGCACCGTCACCACGCCGAGCCCGGGCCGACGGACCACCGGCTGGCCGAACAGCGCGGCCGGCCGGCCCCGGAACGAGCGGTAGTTGTCGAACAGCCGCGGTTGGTACAGCCCGGAGCCGGCCGCCACCTCGGTCACCGCGGCCTCGGCCACCGTCGACTCGACGCTGCCGGTGCCGCCGCCGTTGACGAACTCCAGCTCGGCCACCCGGCGCACCAGTCGGACCGTCGCGGCCCGCCGCTCGGCCAGCTCGGTCCGGGCCCGGGCCTGCATCAGCCGGATCAGCCCGGAGCGCACCGGCCGCCCGGGCACCGCGTCGCCCACCCCGGCGACGTGTCCCTCGTAGGCCATCAGTCCGACCACCCGGAAGCCCCGGCGGCGCTGCACCAGCTCGGCGAAGGCGGCCACGTCCCCGGGGGTGCGCAGCGGCGAGCGGCGGGCGCCGACCCGGACCCGGCCGCCGAGCAGGTGCAGCGCGGTGTCCAGCTCCAGGCAGACCCGCACCTCGGCGGAGCCGCCCCGGGCCGCGTCGACCAGGTCCAGCTGGGCCGGGTCGTCCAGGACCACGGTGACGGCGGCGGCGAGCTCCGGGTCGGCGGTCAGCTCGGCGAAACCGGCGCGGTCGCTCGAGGGGTAGGCGAGCAGGATGTCGCGCAGACCGGTACGGGCCAGCCAGAGCGACTCGGCGAGGGTGAAGCCCATCACCCCGGCGAAGCCCTCCACGGCCAGTGCCCGTTCCAGCAGGGCGCGGCAGCGCACCGACTTGCTGGCCACCCGGACCGGCTTGCCCCCGGCCCGGCGCACCAGGTCGGCGGCGTTGGCGTCGAAGGCGGCCAGGTCGACCACGGCCACCGGGCCGTCCAGATGGGCGGTGGCCCGGTCGTACCGGGCGCGGTCGGCCGCGGGGGAGGGGGCCGGCGGGGCGGCGGCCGGGCGGGTGGACGCGGTGCGGGCAGCGGCTTGGGGCGTGGCCATGGGCGCAGCGTGCCACACCCGCCCTACCCGCGGGTAGGGGTCGGACGGGGGACCTTCGGACGGGGTTCCGGGCGGATGCTCCGGACAGGGGCTCCGACAGGGCCCGGACGGGACCTTCGGTCCGCGCGGGGCGGCCGCACGGTGGCATAGGGTCGGCGGGTGGACCGCAACGACTTCCCGAACCCGGCCTTCGCCGGCAAGAGCATCCCCGACCCCGGCTTCTCCGGCGACGACGGCACCGCGGACCCGGCGCTGACCGCCGCGCTCGCCCGCTGGACGCAGGATCCCGCCGCCGAGCCGCAGGTCCTGGCGGCGCTGACGCCGACCCGGCTGATGGTGCCGATCGTGGCGATCCTCGGCGAGGTCGAGGTGGACGAGCACGGGCACAAGCACGACAAGAGCAGTGACATGGCCGTCCCGCTGGTCGAGGCCGCCGACGGCCGGCGCGCCCTGCCGGCCTTCACCTCGCTGGAGTCGCTGGCCCGCTGGCGGGCCGACGCCCGCCCGGCGCCGGTGGCCGCGCCGCAGGCCGCCATGGTCGCCTTCTCCGAGCGCGCGGACACCCTGCTGCTGGACCCGGCCGGGCCGGTGCCGTTCCTGCTGTCCGGGGCCCGGCTGCGCGCGCTGGCGGAGAACCGGCCGTACCTGGCGCCGGCCGCCGACCCCGAGGTGCGGGAGGCGGTGCGGGCGCTGCTGGCCGCGGAGCCGCAGGTGGTCGCCGGGGTGCTGGCGGCGGCCGAGGACTCGGACGGCGTGCTCGCGGTGGTCCTGGACCCGGAGCTGGACCGGGCCGGGATGCAGGAGGCCGCGCAGCGGGTGGGCCGGGCGGTGGCCACCGACCCGGTTCTGCGGGTGCGGCTGGACCTCGGGCTGGACCTGGCGGTCCTGCCGGCGGGCGCCGGGCTGCCGGGCGAACCGCTCTACCGGCGCTGACGACGGACGGCGGGGAGCATCGTCACGTGACGATGCTCCCCGCCGTCGTGGCTGCGTCCTGGGTTCAGGAGTAGACCGGCCCGGTGAACTTCTCGCCCGGGCCCGAGCCCGGGGCGTCCGGGACGAGCGAGGCCTCGCGGAAGGCCAGCTGCAGCGAGCGCAGGCCGTCCCGCAGCGGTGCCGCGTGGAAGTTGCTGATCTCCGGGGCGCCGGCGGTGACCAGACCGGCCAGCGCGGTGATGAGCTTGCGGGCCTCGTCGAGGTCCTTGTCCTTGTCGCCGCCCTCGGCGAGACCGCACTTGACGGCCGCGGCGCTCATCAGGTGCACCGCGACGGTGGTGATCACCTCGACGGCCGGGACCTCGGCGATGTCCCGGGTGAGGTCGTCGAAGCCGATCGCCTCGTCGTCCGCGGCGGGGTTCTGGGTGGGCTCGCTGCTCAAGGGGGGCTCGTTCCGTCGTGCCGGTGTCCGTACAGGGTGTCCGTACAGAGGGAGCGTACAAGCCGGGCCGGGCGGGGGCGGAATGGCGTTCGATCCCCCGGGGCTGTATGCTTCGAGACTGACCGGCCAGGCGTCCTCAGGGAAGCCCGGCCAGCAAGAGGAGGCTCCACCCAGGAGGCCCGAGAGGGCAACCACGACAGTCTCCCACCCGAGCGGCCTCGCGGTCGACGGGTCCGGTCCGCGACGGGCGCCCAGCGCCGACAGTCGCCGCAGCACCCCTCGCCGGGTGTCGCCCCCGGTTGTGTGGAGCCCCGCTTGTACCGAGCGGGGCTTTTTTCGTGTCGCGGTGTGGGCGCAGGGATCCACAGCGCAGCACGAATGAAGCCCCGCCCAGTGGTCGAGTCCACTACGTGCGACCGCCGTCCGACGGCCGCATCGCAGAAGGTGCAACCGAGGAGGCCCCATCAGCACCGAGCCCCGCATCAACGACCGGATTCGCGTCCCCGAGGTGCGACTCGTCGGTCCCAGCGGCGAGCAGGTCGGCATCGTGCCGCTTGCCAAGGCGCTGGAGCTCGCGCAGGAGTACGACCTCGACCTGGTCGAGGTCGCGGCGACCGCCCGGCCGCCGGTGTGCAAGCTCATGGACTACGGCAAGTTCAAGTACGAGTCGGCCATGAAGGCCCGTGAGGCGCGCAAGAACCAGGCGCACACGGTCATCAAGGAGATGAAGCTCCGGCCGAAGATCGATCCGCACGACTACGACACCAAGAAGGGTCACGTCGTTCGGTTCCTCAAGCAGGGCGACAAGGTCAAGATCACGATCATGTTCCGTGGTCGTGAGCAGTCCCGCCCCGAGCTGGGCTTCCGTCTGCTCCAGCGGCTCGCCGACGACGTCCAGGACCTGGGCTTCGTCGAGTCGTCGCCGAAGCAGGACGGCCGAAACATGATCATGGTCCTCGGCCCGCACAAGAAGAAGACCGAGGCGATGGCCGAGGCCCGCGCCCTCGCCGACGCCCGCAAGGCCGAGCGTCAGGGCCGGACCCCCGGTTCCGACGCCGCCGCGGACTCCGAGGAGCTCCTCGAGGCCCAGGACGAGGTCCTGGAGTCCGAGGACGTCGCCGAGGACCTCGCCGAGGCCCAGGACGCCGCCGCCGAGACGGAGGCCCCCGAGGCCGCCGCTCCGGTCGAGCAGCCGGCCGAGGCCTCCCAGGGCGCCTGACCTTCCCCGGTCAGCGGCCCGGGAGACCGGCCACCAGGGTGACGGGGCGTCCCGCCCGGTCACCACAGATCCATCCTTCACGCCCGCGCGGCGCACACCGCGCGGGCGTGGACGGACCGACGAGGAGATACGGCGACATGCCGAAGCAGAAGACGCACAGTGGCGCCAGCAAGCGCTTCAAGATCAGTGGCTCTGGCAAGGTGCTGCGCGAGCGCGCCGGCCGCCGCCACCTCCTGGAGCACAAGCCCTCGACGCTGACCCGCAAGCTGGCCGGGACGGTCGAGCTGGCCCCCGCCGACGCCAAGAAGATCAAGAAGCTTCTCGGCAAGTGATCGCCCTCCCGCCCGGCGCCAGCCGTGTGCGGGGCAGCTGATCCTTCCCGACCCATTCGAATGACGGACCACGTGAAGTAGTCCGTGGTCCTACCCAAGGAGTAATCAAGTGGCACGCGTCAAGCGGGCAGTGAACGCCCACAAGAAGCGCCGGGTCATCCTGGAGCGCGCCAGCGGCTACCGCGGCCAGCGCTCGCGCCTGTACCGCAAGGCCAAGGAGCAGGTCACCCACTCGCTGGTCTACAACTTCAACGACCGCAAGAAGCGCAAGGGCGACTTCCGTCAGCTGTGGATCCAGCGCATCAACGCTGCGGCCCGTGCCAACGGCATCACCTACAACCGCTTCGTGCAGGGCCTGAAGGCCGCCAGCGTCGAGATCGACCGCAAGATGCTGGCCGACCTGGCCGTCAACGACCCGGGTGCGTTCGCCGCGCTCGTCGAGGTCGCCCAGAAGGCGCTGCCGGCCGACGTCAACGCCCCGAAGGCCGCCGCCGACGCCGCCTGATCCTCGGATCAGTTGTGTTGAGCTGACCGGACCCGCAGGCTCGATCCTGCGGGTCCGGTTTTGCGTTACCGCACAGACGCCAGTACAGAGACGAGACCATGCCGAGCACCGACACGCCCCTGCTCACCTCCCTGCGCTCGCCGCGCGTCATCGCCGCCCGGAGGCTCGCCAAGCGCAGCCAGCGCGGCAAGGAGCGCCGCTTCCTCGTCGAGGGCCCGCAGGCCGTGCGCGAGGCCGTCGCGTACGGGCGGCTGCCGGGTTCGGGCGAGCACGCCGTGGTCGAGGTGTACGCCACGGTCGAGGCCGCCGAACGGCACGCGGGGATCGTCGAGGCCGCGCTGGCCGAGGGGCTGCCGGTGCTCACCGCCACCGACGAGGTGATCGCCGGGATCTGCGACACCGTGACCCCGCAGGGCATCGTCGCCCTCTGCCGCTTCATCGACACCCCGTTCGCCGACGTGCTGGCCGCCCGGCCGAAGCTGGTCGCCGTGCTCGCCCACGTCCGCGACCCCGGGAACGCCGGCACCGTGCTGCGCACCGCCGACGCGGCCGGGGCCGACGCCGTGGTGCTCACCGACGCCTCCGTGGACCTCTACAACCCGAAGGCCGTCCGGGCCTCGGTCGGCAGCCTGTTCCACCTCCCGGTGGCCGTCGGCGTACCGGTCGAGGAGGCGATCGGGCGGCTGCGCGAGGCCGGCGTGCGGGTGCTCGCGGCCGACGGCGCGGGGGAGCGCGACCTCGACCGGGAGCTCGACGAGGGCACCCTGGGCGCGCCCGGCGCATGGGTGTTCGGCAACGAGGCGTGGGGGCTCCCGGAGGAGACCCGCGCGCTCACCGACGAGGTCGTGCGCGTCCCGATCCACGGGCACGCCGAGAGCCTCAACCTGGCCACCGCCGCCGCGGTCTGCCTGTACGCCTCGGCCCGCGCCCAGCGCTCGCCCGGCGGGTGCCGCGCGGCCGTCCGGTAGCGCCCGCGGTCCGCTCGCGGCGGCGCCCGCCGTCCGGCCCCGCCCGGCCGCCGGCGGTCCTCCCGCCCGCCCGGGCACCGCGCCCCGTCCGGCCGCCCCGGGCGGTCCCCCGGCGAGCGCCCGGGAACGGGCGCCGCGCGCCGTCGTGCCGACCGCGCCGGGAACTCGTCGTGGGCCCTATTACCCGAGGCTGGGAGGCGCTAGGGTCTGCCTCGGTGGGGGGAAAGACACGGTGGGTAATCGGGGAGGACACCCATGGTCGGCAGCGGGCCAGAGCTCGACCCGGACGACCTGCCGGACGGCCTGGTGGTCGCCGACGCGTTGGGCCGGGTGGTCTGCTTCAACCGCGCCGCCGCCCGGCTGACCGGCATCCACCCGGGGGCCGCCCTCGGCAGCGGACTGGAGGACGTCCTCCCGCTGGAGGACCTCGACGGCCGCCGCTGGTGGCAGCTGACCGACCCGTACGGCGGCCTCGCCGTCCGCACCAGCCAGCCGGAGCGCAATCTGCTGCTGCCCGGCGGCCGCGAGGTGCTGGTCTCCGCCCGCTACGTGCGGGCCCGCCCCAAGGGACCGGTGGAGAAGCTGGTGATCGCCCTGCGCGGCACCGAGGCCCGCCGCCGCACCGAGCGCAGCCACGCCGAACTGATCGCCACCGTCGCGCACGAGCTGCGCTCGCCGCTCACCAGTGTCAAGGGCTTCACGGCGACCCTGCTCGCCAAGTGGGAGCGGTTCACCGACGGGCAGAAGCGGCTGATGCTGGAGACCGTGGACGCGGACGCCGACCGGGTCACCCGGCTGATCGCCGAGCTGCTGGACATCTCCCGGATCGACGCCGGCCGGCTCGAACTGCGCAAGCAGGTGGTGGACCTGGCCGCGGCCGTCCGCCGGCACGTCGAGCGCAAGGTCGCCACCGGCATTCCCGAGGACCGCTTCGACATCCGGATCGGCGAGCCGCTGACGGTGCTGTGGGCCGACCCGGACAAGGTCGACCAGGTGCTCGCCAACCTGCTGGAAAATGCGGTGCGCCATGGCGAGGGGACTGTCACCATCGAGGTGGCACCGGCCAAGGAGGTCGTCGAGGCCCCCGTCTGGGAGCGCCCCGGCACCCCGCCCCGCATCGTGGAAGGCACAGCGGTCACCGTGAGCGACGAAGGAAGCGGGATCCCCGAAGAGGCGGTCCCACGCGTCTTCACCCGCTTCTGGCGCGGCTCCAGGCGCGGCGGAACCGGTCTCGGCCTCTACATCGTCAAGGGCATCGTCGAGGCCCACGGCGGCTCGATCCGGGTGGACCGCGCGCCCGGTGGCGGCGCC comes from Streptomyces sp. TLI_053 and encodes:
- a CDS encoding ATP-binding protein, coding for MVGSGPELDPDDLPDGLVVADALGRVVCFNRAAARLTGIHPGAALGSGLEDVLPLEDLDGRRWWQLTDPYGGLAVRTSQPERNLLLPGGREVLVSARYVRARPKGPVEKLVIALRGTEARRRTERSHAELIATVAHELRSPLTSVKGFTATLLAKWERFTDGQKRLMLETVDADADRVTRLIAELLDISRIDAGRLELRKQVVDLAAAVRRHVERKVATGIPEDRFDIRIGEPLTVLWADPDKVDQVLANLLENAVRHGEGTVTIEVAPAKEVVEAPVWERPGTPPRIVEGTAVTVSDEGSGIPEEAVPRVFTRFWRGSRRGGTGLGLYIVKGIVEAHGGSIRVDRAPGGGARFRFVLPAGIPDFML